ctgatacattatatagcttcaagaagggattggatggctttttagcaagtaaggaaCTACGGGTTCTgggtgatagctcttagtacaaggtgatccagggacttgtccaattgccatcttggagtcaggaatgatttttttccccctcttcagtaaattagagaggcttcagatggggttttttgccttcctctggatcagctagaggttaagcaggttatatataagcattaaggttgaacttgatggatgtgtttttttaacctgacttactatgttactttcagaAATAAACTTAAAGACCATTTCTTGACCCAGTTCTGGCACCTATAACGCAGCGTCAACCACTGCAGACTGCAGcacctacttgtgtctgtaaattacccaccttcttagattgtaacctccacgaggcagggatctccttcgtcttgtctctttgacacttaacTTGTCTTTATTTGTACtgattattgtattgaccccttTTTCAGCAACAAAAAGCCCAACCTGAAAAAATTGTGCCTTTGTAAATGCCCCCTGTTAACTGTTCTCAGCGCTGAGTGACCTTTGAATGCAGCTGCCACTATACTTTCCCTACACATAGACACTAATCACTGGACTTTaactgaaaataattaaaatcaaATGCATGTTTGCTGTGGCTTGGTCATTTACTTTGCTGCAATCACTTTTAATTATTAGAATGACATTACCTTTCCTTTATTCCACAGAtgccatacctgatgaaagtgaatctgaaaaaatctgaaaactaagTTTAAACTAAGTTATCTCGGTTCTATTACATTCATTTACACAAACAGATACATTAGGAAAACATGATACATTTAGGAAAATAACTTAATAAGCATATTTGCATTTCAGCATCACTTTCATGCAAAATATCTCAGTGGAGTCAAAATCTCatcctgcatctttttacttctAAAAAACTTTTTGTGGTAAGTCTTTGCTTGGGATGCAATAAGttactcattttctatttttgcctcCCTGATTGTTGCTTTACAATACTTGTTGTAGTATTTATAGGCCATGAAAAGCATATAACTCCTCTGACCTGTATataaatgttttcttctttattcttatgatttttttaaaatccagTCAAGCCACATAGGGTAGTCCTTAACAATTTTACATTTCTTCTTTAAGTGAATACACTGCTAACCAGTTTTAAATGCCAACCATTTCTGTTTTGTGGTTTTAGTAAAAATCCTTAAGGTCcaatacacttttttttctgaAGTAATGTTTTTAGAGTGCTAAAGTTTGCTTTCCTAAAATTCTTTGTTGAGTCCTTATTGACGCAAAGCCTTAAATTGCAGACCTCTCCTTAAAACACTGATCCCAGGGCAGATGCCCCATTTGGTGTTCCTACCGATGGTTCTGATAATTGTTCATTCAGATGATGCACCATCATTTACTCCCCActgtacagacacacacacacatgttgaggtttttctgaaataataataataataataatatataaatcattaaaagattaatttattatttatttatttagttgacACATAAGAGCAGGTGAGGGAGTTCCTATGTGCAACTCCCCTTCAAAAATACATGTTGTCAAATGCAGGCAGATTAGTAGAACAGACACCTGCTACAATTCATTTAAACTGGAAGGCATTatgcaaaatgccaaaaatgtcaGTCGCACTTGGCGCATTAGAGTGAAATagccgacttttttgtttaagttcagcttttcactctactgcacatgcacaacgCAAAGACAGAAAAAGGAAGGGGAGACACTTGCTTGCGGGTACCCtgtgctggtgcagttttcttctcaaaggagcaccagcctggggtaaaaggtaagcaacattttggcacaccccagtgacttagcctttccttctcttttaagacaAAAGAGGCTTCTTGCACACCAGAAGATCATGGGATACTCATTTAAATCCGTATTTATACATCCATTAAAAACAATCACGCCTAAAGCATTTTGTGGCAAtacacacttaatcataggcataaacAGAAAAACAGTGTATTGTTAAGATCATATAGGATCACAGCAATGACATTACAAAACACTGAAAATTATGGGAGAATTTGGAATTTAATTGAGAgaagtttttcttattaaataaAATCTGACCCGATATTACTTGACAGTAAAGCATTGGAAATTATTATAAAAAGGCTGATATTTTGTAAAGTATATTTAATATTCATGTTTCACACAGTATTCTGTGATACCTGTAATTATCACATTTTGCACTGTAAATCTTCACTATCATAGCTGCCCACTATAATGAACCAGTCAAATTATGCTCAGATTTTGATCTCACCCAGAGTAGCTTGCTTTCTGTCTCCTGCAAGCCCAAATCTTTAAACATGAGTTGGGATGGAATGTTTTCCTCTTCTACATGGCAGTAGAttggcctgttttgctttgtcatgATTTCTGACAGTACACTGCAAACTTTTGACCCAAGACCCTTGCGTCTTTCCTGAGGAACAGTATAGAGCATACGCATTGCCCCATAGTGATCACATAGCACCCATGACACTGGGATCCCACTGTCCAACACACAACATGAGGGATGTGACTTAATGCAGAGACTAACATATTCCTGACTTGCGGAGCATCTGCCAAAAGTCCAGGAATCATCAACAAGTGATACATATGCTGGTGAAAGACTGCAAAACTCCAGATTCTTCTGATGTCTATGGAAATGAGAAGAGATGACAATGTATTAATCACTTTCTTAATTATGTCCTTGAACATAAAAGGTTTATACCAAAGGGCCAGTAACAACCAAAATTTCCCAAAATTCACGCATTATGGgtgagatttattaagacacgaatgctcggagcaatttttttgcttttgtgcgACTTTTGTACGCTTgcacaaaaaattcggaaaggttctgctgctgtttacaatcgttcggtatgaaaatttcatgactttcggatcgccaatactatattatcgtgactaaatttgcgatcttcagaaattatcgtatccaatccgaatttttcccattcgggatttgaactcgtgttttaatgaatctgcccctatgtgtgctaACATTTTGCATGATTTCTAGACAGGATGATATTTTTACAAATTCATGTATAACCTTTCCCCTAAACACAATAGATGGAAGAACTGCAGACATCAGACCAGACAACAACACACAAATTGAAAAAATAGAAGACTTTTGCTTCAatgaaatacattataaaatgtaCTTGATTAAAATAAATGGTTTGTCTATTTAAATGAATAATTTTAATCTCGTGGTTAGTCTGGCCCTGTATCTTGAGATTCACCCTGGTCCTGTGTGTGTGGGATTTAGCTCTGCCCCCATGCTGTTAACCTTGTTGCTCGGTTTTTACTCTTTAAAACTTTTACTTGGGCTCAATCCAAGCAAGTTTTTAACTATCATGAATTTATTATAGCTTGCAGCTACAAATACATATTGACTAACATACCTCTGAACCTGCTCACCACCAGTTTCCTTTTGTGTTCCTTGATAATATGTCCTCAACAGTGATATCTCAGTGTCCACATTCCTTTGTGCTGCCTCATGCCTGATTTTATTCATGAAGTAATTTTGCATTGCTATGAAGACAACAATGTAATTCAAATCAAGCAAGGattataaatatagtgccaataaTTAAACAGGCAGACAAAACAATTCATTTTCCTTAAAGGATATTTGTTTACTGTATAAAAATGTAGAAATCCTTGCTGAACTTTCAGCCCAAAATGGGCCAAAATGTCGCAACCCTGCTGATGGAGTATTTACTGATCATACTTTTTATAGCAAAGTTTCACCCATCAAGTAGGTCACAGAGCCTGCTGTTTGGCATGCAGGAGACTAAATATTGGCATACAGTTGCATGAGCAAGTGTTTTTTATAGCAGCATGTTGTAGGGGAAAACTTTTGATATGAAACATTACAAAAGTTGTGTAAAGGCGATAcccttattggctaactaagataatcaaaacaaatcaggtgacaaataaaaagaaaaaaacacataagCATAATTTTAATTTTGCGCAAAGACAGACATAAGGGAGAGAGAGATTGCACAGGGGATTCAGACATTGACCAGGCAAGAATTAaattaaggaggccatacataaCCAATTGTACAGAACCCTTTACAATTTTCATACACTTATTATCTGCCACACGGGATTTCCTGGCACtcctgctattcttcagctgAGCCTGTCACTGTTCACATTCCCAGTGTTCAGGTTAAGTGGAAAGTGCAGGAGAGGCTTGTCACCCTCTGATTCATTGTGGTACGTGACAAATAAGAAGTCTATGAGAATCTTTTAGAACACAGGTAGGTACTCAATAGCAAATCACATGATTTGGTGAGCAGTAGTCACAAACAGGCTGGGTTCAGAACCAAAAGATCAACGTCAGAATCAAGCTGAAGGGTAAATCGAAGAGAAGTCAGGAAACAAGCCATAAGGACAAGGATCAGAAAGGTATTTAGGAAATGCTCAGTGTCAGCCAGAGATGATCACCTTGCACTGGAGCGTAGGGTTCTGCGTCTATTTACGCTAGATGTGCATGCGTCAGAATATGTGCGCATGTGCATCCGTACACATGCTCAAACACGGGCTTGCGTCAACGCTTACGTGTACAACAATTAATGTGTTTGCGCTTAACGCTGTACTTGCAAGCATGTGAATTAATGAGCATGTGCCAAACACTGGCCACAGACGAACTctgactggtgtgtttgcttcagaaacactaatatagtgTAGATAAGCCAACggcagtgtagccatgggggtagttCAAATAGGGCATGAAATAAAGGTCTTCAACGGAAAATTAAAATTACTGCAGGAATCAGTgtgctaaaaaaaagtacattattGCATTTAACTGCGATAGATTAGCCAGTGATGGGCCAGGTTCTGTGGAAAGAAAGGGGTCAGCAACCCCTTTGCTtgtaggcccggatttgtggcgaggccacaaagccccgggcctagggcagcataaatttaCGGGTGGCATGCAAAAAACTTCAGTGCGTCCTTTCCCCGGTGCTCTCTATCTGACTGAAAAGGACATGCACTcaatctttggggggggggtcccataGAATGAGGCAGCCTTTGGGCGCTGCAAAGTGAAATCCGGCACTGTTTGCCTGTGGCTAAACTCGAACAAAGTGGCCAGAGCTGATGGCATAGAAGGTGGGGCACTGACACTGGGGGTGTGCTTGATGATGCTGAAGGCAGGAACAATAATGTCAGGTGGGGTTATGATGCTGTGTGGGGTTATTATGTCACTTGGACACAAAtggctggatttctgtccagttttcttaATGTTTGAAACCAGACagcttttgaaaaatgtattcacATTCGGTCTGTATTCTGTCTGTTTCAAAACCGATGGTAACCCTAGGTCTATATATGGTCCAGTCCAGTCAGTGACTCATTGTATAGGGGCTAGGGCTAGGTAAGTTCTGTTGCTGCAGAGATGGCACCGATAATGCACACCTTATCCTGTGCCTGAACCTGGAAATAGAGCAACTTGATCTGAGGAAGAGTACCAGGAAGATATGCAGCAGGAGGGGGCAAGAAACCTGAGAatccttttcttttttaacttaaAATATCCTTGTTTGCCTGTAACTGTGGTGTGTATAAAATAGGTTAATTCAGGCATTAATACAAAA
The sequence above is a segment of the Xenopus tropicalis strain Nigerian chromosome 7, UCB_Xtro_10.0, whole genome shotgun sequence genome. Coding sequences within it:
- the glyatl2 gene encoding glycine N-acyltransferase; this encodes MISLQSLEKLELLKQNLRGHLPDALKIYGSLFSILKGNPFNLEVLVDSWPNYGAVMTRPLTAPPICDPYTNSYSFFIRDENRIHAVLEHINWNQAFEIQSMQNYFMNKIRHEAAQRNVDTEISLLRTYYQGTQKETGGEQVQRHQKNLEFCSLSPAYVSLVDDSWTFGRCSASQEYVSLCIKSHPSCCVLDSGIPVSWVLCDHYGAMRMLYTVPQERRKGLGSKVCSVLSEIMTKQNRPIYCHVEEENIPSQLMFKDLGLQETESKLLWVRSKSEHNLTGSL